Sequence from the Symbiopectobacterium purcellii genome:
ATCGGAGAAAATCTGGTTATTAAAAGAGGGCACCAGAATGCCGATGCGCGGGGCAGGCGCTTGTGTCGCCTCTTTGCGCTCATCGGGGGTGTAATTCACTTCTGCCATCACCTGGGCGATGCGCTGGGCGGTTTCAGGCGAGACTTTATCCGGCGTACGCAGATAACGACTGACGGTCATCTTGGTGACGCCTGATAATTGTGCGATGTCCTGTAACGTAACGCGCTGGTTCTTCATGCAGGAAAGCCCGAGTGTCGCCTGATTCAAAACGAGGATTATGCACTGCCGCTCTGGAAAAAGGAAAGCGTGTTACTGGAATACCTCTCGTAACATGGCGATGAGAGCGAAAATAATAAGTGTTTTTCGTGTGTTAGCCTGTGGGAAACAAACGGTAGCCGATATTCCAGTGGAAATACGCGCAACGGATCACGTAAAGAGTAACCTCCTTTCGTAACATGATATTGAGTGATCTTCCTCACAGTTTTGCTGGCAATAAACCGGTTTGATAATAAGGCGTCTGGCATTGGCGATGTTATTTGTGCCGCTGTTATTTTTCACGACAGCGGCGCTCCACATTATCACTTATTGAGCCCTCTTCTCAGTGGGTTTTGAGTTCCTTATCGCTATCAATAGGACATGCCGTTCTATTATTTATCGGGAAAGCATAATGAAAGATCTTTTTTCGTTAACGAATAAAAAAGTCCTTATTACCGGTTCAGCACAAGGTATTGGTTTTCTGTTGGCCAAAGGGTTAGCCGAGCAAGGTGCCGATATTATTATCAATGATATTACCGACGATCGTGCTGAACATGCTGCCAGCCAATTACGTGATGCCGGATTTGTGGCCTATGCCTGTGCTTTTGATGTGACCAACGGTCAGGCCGTAAATAACGCCATTGCTGATATTGAGGGAAATATTGGCGCAATCGACGTGCTGATTAATAACGCGGGTATCCAACGCCGTCACCCTTTCACTGAGTTTCCTGAAAATGAGTGGGATGCAGTGATCGACGTCAATCAGAAATCCGTGTTTCTGGTTTCTCAGGCGGTATCTCGCTTTATGGTGAAACGGCAACGCGGTAAAATTATTAATATCTGTTCAATGCAGAGTGAGCTTGGGCGAGATACGATTACGCCTTATGCTGCCTCAAAAGGGGCGGTAAAAATGCTGACGCGGGGTATGTGCGTTGAGCTTGCGCGTTATAACATTCAGGTCAACGGCATTGCGCCGGGCTATTTTAAAACCGACATGACCAAAGCGCTGGTTGAGGATGAAGCCTTTACCCAATGGCTG
This genomic interval carries:
- the idnO gene encoding gluconate 5-dehydrogenase, yielding MKDLFSLTNKKVLITGSAQGIGFLLAKGLAEQGADIIINDITDDRAEHAASQLRDAGFVAYACAFDVTNGQAVNNAIADIEGNIGAIDVLINNAGIQRRHPFTEFPENEWDAVIDVNQKSVFLVSQAVSRFMVKRQRGKIINICSMQSELGRDTITPYAASKGAVKMLTRGMCVELARYNIQVNGIAPGYFKTDMTKALVEDEAFTQWLCKRTPAARWGNPEELIGAAVYLSSRASDFVNGHLLFVDGGMLVAV